One Candidatus Eisenbacteria bacterium DNA window includes the following coding sequences:
- a CDS encoding insulinase family protein: MIRHAASALASILLLALSAAAPPALAAEPTVIRLENGLEAVLIENHGAPMITATLVVRTGTDDETADLSGAAHLLEHLLFNGTERRTQKQLYDEADLLGVYNNAATRRFYTVYFVLAGRDRIAEAMDIQEDMVFHSVFPPDKFEKEKGIVVEEIGKDEQDPAYLADRLIRSVLFAGTPYARPVLGTRRSVGEMSRDDLVAYWRSCTVPGNSVLLVAGDFETGAMIERVREIYGRREAAPPLKPREETPPPLAEGGRARIFHTERDDGVITVAFDAPGHDDPDFPLFHALALFAEGRLARELSDGDDPVASSVGVAYEGRARWGRLLVTASFPAGRDPARVEREIVAALDRLAASPPPRDEVERFRVSERTTAIYDAEKLHHYGLLQAEALARGGWKTTEALRAAADRLDPETIVSGFARLVDTKRRLSAAILPGAPDYGEKDLAVEVKNEIPLANRERLAGPTGGFALLRAPATRPEAETGNRREEADTVLANGLEIRVLSNDDSEVFALHLLAKNRSAQEPEGRAGIADLLHRLLVRGTLHADAEAQTAALERIGAEVKACDWSFIPFDDYQTVPDYSYLRFTTIDAYADRGIALFADMALRPAIDPEEADAARANAVALARRRASRPATLSLLLLKEAVYGDHPLARDPEGNAASLEAITPDEIRAFHRLYFAPDNLILTAVTSRPARETLLRLAGHFGAPGPAVRRLPPHAPPEPTRESARVEKEPGGTQGYLRIGYVTRVPEKDRAALRAAVSILSDRIAFDLRETRGLAYGVGAGVTFHADRAMIAAAIGTAPGNIDEAEEGIREHLDRMGTEPEIGAEELERTVNALIGRGNMRLLTRPSQAYRLGLSLFRGDGEPSMEDLRALTPERVAEAARRYLRASPAATVVVR; encoded by the coding sequence ATGATTCGTCACGCCGCGTCCGCGCTTGCCTCGATCCTTCTTCTGGCGCTGTCCGCCGCCGCGCCGCCGGCGCTCGCCGCGGAGCCGACCGTGATCCGCCTCGAAAACGGCCTCGAGGCGGTGCTGATCGAGAATCACGGCGCGCCGATGATCACCGCCACCCTCGTGGTCCGCACCGGAACCGACGACGAAACCGCCGATCTTTCCGGCGCGGCCCACCTGCTGGAGCATCTGCTCTTCAACGGCACGGAGCGGCGCACGCAGAAACAGCTCTACGACGAGGCGGATCTCCTCGGCGTCTACAACAACGCCGCCACCCGCCGCTTCTACACGGTCTATTTCGTCCTCGCCGGCCGCGACCGGATCGCCGAAGCGATGGACATCCAAGAGGACATGGTCTTCCACTCCGTCTTCCCGCCGGACAAGTTCGAGAAAGAGAAGGGGATCGTCGTCGAGGAGATCGGCAAGGACGAGCAGGACCCCGCCTATCTCGCGGACCGCCTGATCCGTTCCGTCCTCTTCGCCGGAACCCCCTACGCGCGGCCGGTGCTCGGCACCCGCCGCTCCGTCGGGGAAATGTCCCGAGACGACCTGGTCGCCTACTGGCGCTCCTGCACCGTCCCCGGCAACTCGGTGCTCCTGGTGGCGGGCGATTTCGAAACGGGCGCGATGATCGAGCGGGTGCGCGAGATTTACGGGCGGCGGGAGGCCGCGCCGCCGTTGAAGCCGAGGGAAGAGACGCCCCCGCCCCTCGCCGAGGGGGGGCGCGCCCGGATCTTTCACACCGAAAGAGATGACGGCGTAATCACAGTCGCCTTCGACGCCCCCGGCCACGATGATCCGGATTTCCCCCTCTTCCACGCACTCGCTCTTTTCGCCGAGGGAAGGCTCGCGCGCGAACTGTCCGACGGCGACGATCCGGTCGCCTCTTCCGTGGGGGTCGCTTACGAGGGACGCGCGCGGTGGGGGCGGCTTCTCGTCACCGCCTCCTTCCCCGCCGGCCGCGACCCGGCCCGTGTGGAGCGGGAGATCGTCGCCGCCCTCGATCGTCTCGCCGCATCGCCGCCGCCGCGAGACGAGGTGGAGCGGTTCCGCGTCTCCGAGAGAACGACGGCGATCTATGACGCGGAAAAGCTGCACCACTACGGCCTCCTGCAAGCGGAGGCGCTCGCCCGCGGCGGGTGGAAAACGACGGAGGCTCTCCGCGCGGCGGCGGACCGGCTCGATCCGGAGACGATCGTTTCCGGATTCGCGCGGCTTGTCGACACCAAGCGCCGTCTCTCGGCGGCGATCCTTCCGGGAGCGCCCGATTACGGCGAGAAGGATCTCGCGGTCGAGGTGAAAAACGAGATTCCGCTCGCGAATCGGGAGCGGCTCGCCGGCCCGACCGGTGGATTCGCCCTGCTCCGCGCTCCGGCGACGCGCCCCGAAGCGGAGACGGGCAACCGCCGCGAGGAAGCGGACACGGTCCTCGCGAACGGCCTCGAGATCCGCGTCCTCTCCAACGACGATTCGGAGGTGTTCGCGCTCCACCTCCTCGCGAAAAACCGCTCCGCCCAGGAACCGGAGGGGCGCGCGGGGATCGCGGACCTGCTCCACCGCCTCCTCGTCCGGGGGACCCTCCACGCCGACGCGGAAGCACAGACCGCGGCGCTCGAAAGGATCGGCGCGGAGGTGAAAGCGTGCGACTGGTCCTTTATTCCTTTTGACGATTACCAAACGGTGCCGGACTATTCGTATCTGCGGTTCACGACCATCGACGCCTACGCCGACCGGGGAATCGCCCTCTTCGCGGACATGGCGCTCCGTCCGGCGATCGATCCGGAGGAGGCGGATGCGGCGCGCGCGAACGCCGTCGCCCTCGCCCGGCGACGCGCCTCCCGTCCCGCCACGCTCTCCCTGCTCCTGTTGAAAGAGGCGGTCTACGGCGATCACCCCCTTGCCCGGGACCCCGAGGGGAACGCGGCCTCCCTCGAGGCGATCACCCCGGACGAGATCCGCGCCTTCCATCGCCTCTACTTCGCCCCGGACAACCTGATTCTGACGGCGGTCACCTCGCGTCCGGCTCGGGAAACGCTCCTTCGTCTCGCCGGGCATTTCGGCGCGCCCGGCCCGGCGGTACGCCGTCTCCCGCCCCACGCGCCACCCGAGCCGACCAGGGAGAGCGCGCGCGTCGAAAAGGAACCGGGCGGTACGCAGGGGTATCTGCGGATCGGTTACGTGACGCGCGTTCCGGAAAAGGATCGCGCCGCCCTCCGCGCAGCCGTTTCGATCCTCTCGGACCGGATCGCATTCGACCTGCGCGAGACGCGCGGCCTCGCCTACGGCGTCGGCGCCGGCGTGACCTTTCACGCCGACCGCGCGATGATCGCCGCGGCGATCGGCACCGCGCCGGGGAACATCGACGAAGCGGAAGAGGGGATCCGCGAGCACCTGGACCGCATGGGAACCGAGCCGGAGATCGGCGCGGAAGAGCTGGAGCGCACCGTGAACGCCCTCATCGGCCGCGGGAACATGCGCCTCTTGACGCGGCCGAGCCAGGCGTATCGTCTCGGTCTCTCCCTCTTCCGGGGCGACGGGGAGCCGTCGATGGAGGACCTGCGGGCGCTCACCCCGGAGCGCGTCGCGGAGGCCGCTCGGCGTTATTTACGCGCCTCGCCGGCGGCGACGGTCGTGGTGCGCTAG
- a CDS encoding TerB family tellurite resistance protein, with amino-acid sequence MLDLVRRILGSGEGDAGDAGAPPRDVSVAACAVFLEMAHIDGRFTEEERRSVVRQLREEFGLAEEDAAALAVAAREEREGSLDLWRFTDLINQNFTDEEKDRLIERIWRVVYADGRLDAHEDYLVHQLAHLLRLGHRRLIEAKLRVLRDRRSGAEPERERGES; translated from the coding sequence ATGCTCGATCTCGTTCGACGAATATTGGGAAGCGGCGAGGGCGATGCGGGCGATGCGGGGGCGCCTCCCCGCGACGTGAGCGTCGCCGCCTGCGCCGTTTTCCTCGAGATGGCCCACATCGACGGCAGGTTCACCGAAGAGGAGCGCCGGAGCGTGGTCCGCCAGCTCCGCGAGGAGTTCGGCCTCGCCGAGGAGGACGCGGCGGCCTTGGCCGTGGCGGCGCGCGAGGAACGGGAGGGGAGCCTCGACCTCTGGCGCTTCACCGATCTCATCAATCAAAACTTCACCGACGAAGAAAAGGACCGGCTCATCGAAAGGATCTGGCGGGTCGTCTACGCCGACGGAAGGCTGGATGCGCACGAGGACTACCTGGTCCATCAGCTCGCCCACCTGCTCCGCCTCGGCCACCGCCGTCTGATCGAAGCCAAGCTCCGCGTTTTACGCGACCGGCGCTCCGGGGCCGAACCGGAACGGGAAAGAGGAGAGTCATGA
- a CDS encoding glycosyltransferase: MNGGGIRIVYVSNHPWEGLRRRAHHLSSALARKPGVERVLFVNPRVEAVQLPGRRRGPAGERYDSRRSSRRRAEEEGPALVTPVRWVPLSGRVKALARLNAATEIRRIERGAGGPFVLLGNAIGGHMEEIVAGLARRHPFLFDWTDDFSRFEAYRRNPEALRRLEKRIALYVGLARGVIAVNAHVAAEARRAGADPSVVPNGADMEGMAPALGPLPIPAPLADLGDRPVLGYAGVFTGARIDADLIDGALERLPGWTLVVLGDRDETLAARFLGRPEVRFLPPVPPAELPAWYGRFTVCVIPHLDNEHTRGNDPLKLYEALAAGRPVVTTPIAGTEPFREVVEIASDPEGFARAAERARAEDGPDGAEARREAVRSCSWSARADLVLKLVRPIAAGSDAGPPLRAGSPM, from the coding sequence GTGAACGGCGGCGGGATCCGAATCGTTTATGTGTCTAATCATCCCTGGGAGGGGCTGCGGCGGCGCGCCCACCATCTCTCCTCGGCGCTCGCCCGAAAACCGGGTGTGGAAAGGGTCCTCTTCGTGAACCCCCGGGTGGAGGCGGTTCAATTGCCGGGGCGGCGGCGCGGCCCGGCGGGGGAACGGTACGACTCCCGGCGATCCTCCCGCCGTCGCGCGGAGGAGGAGGGCCCGGCGCTCGTCACGCCGGTCCGATGGGTGCCTCTTTCCGGCCGCGTAAAGGCGCTCGCGCGGCTCAACGCCGCCACGGAAATCCGCCGGATCGAGAGGGGGGCGGGCGGCCCCTTCGTCCTCCTCGGCAACGCGATCGGCGGCCACATGGAGGAAATCGTCGCCGGTCTCGCCCGGCGCCATCCCTTCCTTTTCGATTGGACCGACGACTTCTCCCGCTTCGAGGCCTATCGCCGGAATCCCGAGGCGCTCCGCCGCCTGGAGAAGAGGATCGCCCTCTACGTCGGTCTTGCGCGCGGGGTGATCGCCGTGAACGCCCACGTGGCGGCGGAGGCGCGCCGGGCGGGCGCGGACCCCTCGGTGGTCCCGAACGGCGCCGACATGGAGGGGATGGCCCCCGCCCTCGGGCCGCTGCCGATCCCCGCCCCGCTCGCCGACCTGGGGGATCGGCCGGTGCTCGGCTACGCCGGCGTCTTCACCGGAGCGAGGATCGACGCGGACCTGATCGACGGCGCACTCGAACGACTCCCGGGGTGGACGCTCGTCGTTCTCGGCGATCGCGACGAAACGCTGGCGGCGCGCTTCCTCGGGAGGCCGGAGGTCCGCTTTCTCCCGCCCGTCCCGCCGGCGGAACTCCCGGCGTGGTACGGGCGCTTCACGGTGTGCGTGATCCCCCATCTCGACAACGAGCACACCCGCGGCAACGACCCCCTCAAGCTCTACGAGGCGCTCGCCGCGGGGCGGCCGGTCGTGACCACGCCGATCGCGGGCACGGAGCCCTTCCGCGAAGTCGTGGAGATCGCATCCGATCCGGAGGGCTTCGCGCGCGCCGCGGAGAGGGCCCGCGCCGAGGATGGACCGGACGGGGCGGAGGCGAGGCGCGAAGCGGTCCGGTCCTGCTCCTGGAGCGCCCGGGCGGACCTCGTCCTGAAGCTGGTGCGCCCCATCGCCGCCGGGAGCGATGCGGGGCCCCCTTTGCGCGCCGGCTCCCCGATGTAG
- a CDS encoding glycosyltransferase produces the protein MIVFLLQFFPKLSEAFILDDLCGMERLGVPFTVWALRPWPEERTHPDAKRLLPRVTYLESEGLSRRAKGAALAGLALRSPRRTLAAHRDFTGRWAERLRWVYSQSLPRAARLRRAGATHLHAHFAGPALDHAFVLSRLTGIPFSFTAHGSDLLLRPHPLLGPIAREAAAIFTPTRFNRDALVGRYGVPEERIVLAANGVDTERFRPSARRETGMILTVARLHPVKGLDFLIDAYEILAGRGIAFRARIVGDGPERGRLERKIRDARLEDRVRLEGSLARGEVLEMLGRAEIFALASHSEGLPMSVLEAMSCALPVVATRITGLPELVEEGETGHLVPPGNAAALADRLERLLADGDLRARMGRAGRERVASEYRLEDIVRRRVERLRGNA, from the coding sequence ATGATCGTCTTCCTTCTTCAGTTCTTTCCCAAACTTTCGGAAGCGTTCATCCTCGACGACCTGTGCGGGATGGAGCGCCTCGGCGTCCCCTTCACCGTCTGGGCGCTCCGCCCCTGGCCGGAGGAGAGAACGCACCCGGACGCGAAGCGCCTTCTCCCGCGCGTCACCTATCTCGAAAGCGAGGGGCTTTCCCGCCGCGCGAAGGGAGCCGCCCTCGCCGGTCTCGCGCTCCGCTCACCGCGGCGCACCCTCGCGGCGCACCGCGATTTCACGGGACGTTGGGCGGAGAGGCTCCGCTGGGTTTACAGCCAGTCTCTCCCGCGGGCGGCCCGACTCCGCCGCGCCGGCGCCACCCACCTGCATGCCCACTTCGCCGGACCGGCGCTGGACCATGCCTTCGTCCTCTCCCGGCTGACCGGTATTCCTTTCTCCTTCACCGCCCATGGGTCGGACCTGCTTCTGCGGCCCCACCCCCTGCTCGGCCCGATCGCCCGTGAGGCGGCGGCGATCTTCACCCCCACTCGCTTCAACCGGGACGCGCTCGTCGGCCGCTACGGCGTGCCGGAAGAGAGAATCGTCCTCGCCGCGAACGGCGTCGACACGGAGCGCTTCCGTCCGAGCGCCCGCAGGGAAACGGGGATGATCCTGACGGTGGCGCGCCTCCACCCGGTCAAGGGGCTGGATTTTCTGATCGACGCGTACGAGATCCTCGCCGGCCGGGGGATCGCTTTTCGGGCGCGCATCGTCGGCGACGGGCCGGAGAGGGGAAGGTTGGAGAGGAAAATCCGCGACGCGCGTCTGGAGGACCGGGTGCGGCTGGAGGGGAGCCTGGCCCGCGGAGAGGTTTTGGAGATGCTCGGCCGGGCCGAGATCTTCGCGCTCGCGAGCCACAGCGAGGGGCTTCCCATGTCCGTGTTGGAGGCGATGAGCTGCGCCCTCCCGGTGGTGGCGACGCGCATCACCGGGCTGCCGGAACTCGTCGAAGAGGGAGAGACGGGGCATCTCGTTCCTCCGGGAAACGCGGCGGCGCTGGCGGACCGGCTGGAGCGCCTCCTCGCCGACGGGGATTTGCGGGCGCGGATGGGCCGCGCCGGCAGGGAGAGGGTCGCTTCCGAGTACCGGCTCGAGGACATCGTCCGTCGCCGGGTGGAGAGGCTCCGCGGAAATGCTTGA
- a CDS encoding MOP flippase family protein gives MLEDEKNESDAPPEGDLRTTTTRNVAWSMFSLFGSRVLTLAGTAVLARHLEPSDFGVVGLVGIVTGLVTLIGNFGLGAAIIYRKDVDEGHLATSYWFNVAVGIVLTVITIAFAGTAAGYFHNETVRPVAYWLSLNFLINSLSWAHGCMLTKNLRFRALAIIRVSSVVIRGITAILLAVVFDFGLWALVAADLAMNTFASFGRLAAYRWRPPLTFSVVKFRQLFRYGINLTGSSILGYFASNIDYILIGRLLDSTQLGFYQFSYSVPHMVQHGFTMSLTRVLFPVFCKVQDDNARFGRGYVRTLRVITLLAFPALIGLAVIGAPFVRVVYGARWEPVILPMQILCFSAIARSMMAANGPVLNAKGRPDVGFYWSGAHLVLTAATVWFLARYGVIGIAAGMTLSAYYSAIPAYIATRMIRLPFRRWIAAAGPAALCTVIMSALVFSIRRWMLLPAGASDPAQLLILAPLGAGVYALLFRFLFPADWRDLFELARSSFLSGRRKESR, from the coding sequence ATGCTTGAAGACGAAAAGAACGAGTCGGACGCCCCGCCGGAGGGGGACCTGCGAACCACCACGACCCGGAACGTGGCCTGGTCCATGTTCAGTCTCTTCGGGAGTCGCGTGCTCACCCTGGCCGGCACGGCGGTGCTGGCGCGCCACCTCGAACCGTCGGATTTCGGCGTGGTCGGGCTGGTGGGTATCGTGACCGGCCTGGTCACCCTGATCGGCAATTTCGGCCTCGGCGCGGCGATCATCTACCGGAAAGACGTGGACGAGGGACACCTCGCCACCTCCTACTGGTTCAATGTGGCGGTGGGGATCGTGCTCACCGTCATCACCATCGCCTTCGCGGGCACGGCGGCGGGTTACTTCCACAACGAAACGGTCCGGCCCGTCGCCTACTGGCTCTCCCTCAACTTCCTGATCAACTCCCTCTCTTGGGCGCACGGCTGCATGCTCACCAAGAACCTCCGTTTCCGGGCGCTGGCGATCATCCGGGTCTCCTCGGTGGTGATCCGGGGGATCACGGCGATTCTTCTGGCGGTGGTTTTCGACTTCGGCCTCTGGGCGCTCGTGGCGGCGGACCTGGCGATGAACACCTTCGCCTCCTTCGGACGATTGGCCGCCTATCGCTGGCGCCCGCCCCTCACTTTTTCGGTCGTCAAGTTCCGGCAACTTTTCCGTTACGGCATCAACCTGACGGGCAGCTCCATCCTCGGCTACTTCGCCTCCAACATCGACTACATCCTGATCGGCCGGCTGCTCGACTCGACGCAGCTCGGCTTCTATCAGTTCTCCTACTCGGTGCCGCACATGGTGCAGCACGGCTTCACCATGTCGCTGACGCGGGTGCTCTTCCCGGTCTTCTGCAAAGTACAGGACGACAACGCCCGCTTCGGCCGCGGCTACGTGCGCACCCTGAGGGTCATCACCCTTCTCGCCTTCCCGGCGCTGATCGGGCTCGCCGTGATCGGCGCCCCCTTCGTGCGAGTCGTCTACGGCGCGCGCTGGGAGCCGGTGATCCTGCCGATGCAGATCCTCTGCTTTTCCGCCATCGCCAGGAGCATGATGGCCGCCAACGGCCCCGTGCTGAACGCCAAGGGCCGGCCGGACGTCGGCTTTTACTGGAGCGGCGCGCACCTGGTTCTCACCGCCGCCACGGTCTGGTTCCTCGCCCGCTACGGCGTGATCGGGATCGCCGCCGGCATGACGCTGAGCGCCTACTACTCGGCCATCCCCGCCTACATCGCCACGCGGATGATCCGGCTCCCCTTCCGGCGCTGGATCGCCGCCGCCGGACCGGCCGCCCTCTGCACCGTCATCATGTCCGCCTTGGTTTTCTCGATCCGGCGCTGGATGCTTCTCCCGGCCGGCGCCTCCGACCCGGCGCAGCTCCTGATCCTCGCGCCCCTCGGCGCCGGCGTTTACGCGCTCCTTTTCCGCTTCCTCTTCCCGGCGGACTGGCGCGACCTCTTCGAGCTTGCCCGGAGCAGCTTCCTTTCCGGGCGCCGGAAGGAGTCCCGGTGA
- a CDS encoding CoA pyrophosphatase, with protein MLFPADAKGLHALLGRPTPEPPTPERIYRPYASLFPLVERKGELRALLAQKQISPGYIWSGQIGMVGGGVEESDRDDLAAALREWEEETSLRPEALDVLGDLGWFPSALADATLHVFAALWDGGGDPRPDEKEIARLIETPLEALIHTHQERGYAGADGESLGERLVYPIEEGVIWGVTARATHALLERLLGGSR; from the coding sequence ATGCTTTTTCCCGCCGACGCCAAAGGGCTGCACGCGCTTCTCGGCCGCCCCACGCCGGAACCGCCGACGCCGGAGAGGATCTACCGCCCTTACGCGAGCCTCTTCCCTCTCGTCGAACGCAAGGGGGAGCTGCGCGCCCTCTTGGCGCAGAAGCAGATCTCGCCCGGCTACATCTGGAGCGGGCAGATCGGGATGGTGGGGGGGGGCGTGGAGGAGTCGGACCGGGACGATCTCGCCGCGGCGCTTCGGGAATGGGAGGAGGAGACATCCCTCCGCCCGGAGGCGCTCGACGTGTTGGGGGATCTGGGTTGGTTTCCGAGCGCCCTCGCCGACGCCACTCTTCACGTTTTCGCCGCCCTCTGGGACGGCGGCGGCGACCCACGACCCGACGAGAAAGAAATCGCCCGTCTGATCGAGACGCCGCTGGAGGCGCTCATCCACACCCACCAAGAACGGGGCTACGCCGGAGCGGACGGGGAGAGCCTCGGCGAACGACTCGTCTATCCGATCGAGGAAGGGGTGATCTGGGGAGTTACGGCGCGGGCGACCCACGCTCTTCTGGAGCGGCTACTCGGCGGATCGCGATGA